The Chelatococcus sp. HY11 genome includes a window with the following:
- a CDS encoding cyclase family protein, whose translation MMARIVDLSIPIENDVVSDPDFSRPKITYLAHDMTIDRMRTSFPSLEAHHLPDGAAWAIETLEVTTHHGTHLDAPYHFHPTTNHDLVEGGEPSPTIDEIPLEWCFKPGVKLDFRHFPDGYVATVDDVIAELDRIGHTLQPLDIVLINTRAGSRYSREDYVTAGCGVGREATLFLARQGIKITGTDAWSWDAPFNFTREKVEETGDYGLVWEGHKAGRERLYCHLEKLHQLEVLPPTGFTVACFPVKIRKASAGWTRAVAIL comes from the coding sequence CTGATGGCGCGTATCGTTGACCTCTCCATCCCCATTGAGAACGACGTGGTGAGCGATCCGGATTTTTCGCGTCCGAAGATCACCTATCTCGCGCATGACATGACGATCGATCGCATGCGGACGTCCTTCCCCAGCCTGGAAGCGCATCATCTCCCGGACGGCGCCGCCTGGGCGATTGAAACGCTGGAGGTGACGACCCATCACGGAACGCATCTCGACGCGCCCTATCACTTTCACCCCACGACCAATCATGACCTCGTCGAAGGCGGGGAACCCTCCCCGACCATCGATGAGATCCCGCTCGAATGGTGCTTCAAGCCCGGCGTGAAACTCGATTTTCGTCACTTCCCGGACGGTTATGTCGCGACGGTCGACGACGTCATCGCAGAGCTCGACAGGATCGGCCACACGCTCCAGCCCCTCGACATCGTTCTGATCAACACGCGAGCCGGCTCCCGTTATTCACGCGAAGACTACGTGACCGCCGGCTGCGGTGTCGGCCGCGAGGCGACGCTTTTCCTGGCACGGCAAGGTATCAAGATAACCGGCACCGATGCCTGGAGCTGGGACGCGCCCTTCAACTTCACCCGCGAGAAAGTGGAGGAGACCGGCGACTACGGCCTCGTCTGGGAAGGACATAAGGCAGGACGCGAACGCCTCTACTGCCATCTTGAGAAGCTGCACCAGCTGGAGGTCCTTCCCCCGACCGGCTTCACTGTCGCGTGTTTCCCCGTCAAGATTCGCAAGGCTTCGGCCGGCTGGACGCGGGCCGTCGCCATCCTCTGA
- a CDS encoding TetR/AcrR family transcriptional regulator: MSRAAGKPDARSKLLDVALTLVRAKGYSATSVDELCAAAGVTKGAFFHHFKSKDALAVAAADYWSQTTGALFAAAPYHNHADPLDRVLGYVAFRKELLQGDVPEFTCLVGTMVQEAYESTPAIRDACERSISGHAATLEADIQAAIDDRRLSPDWSAQSLALHTQAVLQGAFILAKAKGGAAAAADSIDHLRRYLELLFRPRAGQSTT; encoded by the coding sequence ATGTCCCGTGCCGCCGGAAAACCTGACGCCCGATCAAAGCTGCTCGATGTCGCGCTGACACTCGTCCGCGCCAAGGGCTACTCGGCGACGTCGGTGGACGAATTGTGCGCGGCCGCGGGCGTGACGAAGGGCGCCTTCTTCCATCATTTCAAGAGCAAGGACGCGCTCGCCGTCGCGGCAGCGGACTACTGGTCGCAGACGACGGGAGCCCTGTTTGCCGCTGCGCCCTATCATAATCACGCCGATCCGCTGGATCGCGTGCTGGGCTATGTCGCTTTCCGCAAGGAACTCCTGCAGGGCGACGTACCGGAATTCACCTGCCTTGTCGGCACTATGGTGCAGGAAGCCTACGAGAGCACGCCCGCGATTCGCGATGCCTGCGAACGCAGCATAAGCGGCCATGCCGCGACGCTGGAGGCCGACATCCAGGCGGCGATCGACGATCGCCGACTGTCACCAGACTGGAGCGCGCAATCGCTCGCCCTGCACACACAGGCCGTTCTGCAGGGCGCATTCATTCTGGCCAAGGCAAAAGGCGGCGCGGCCGCCGCGGCGGACAGCATAGACCACCTTCGCCGTTATCTCGAGCTGCTGTTCCGGCCCCGGGCCGGCCAGTCCACCACCTGA
- a CDS encoding SRPBCC family protein — protein MPSTVQFHRVIAAKPEKLYRAFVEPDAVANWLPPYGFLCTVHELDAKEGGKHRMSFRNFTTGESHSFGGTYLELVPGERLVYTDRFDDPNLPGEMKVTVTLKAVSVGTELRIEQQGIPDIIPAEACYLGWQESLRKLAKLVEPEINQ, from the coding sequence ATGCCAAGCACCGTCCAATTTCATCGCGTCATCGCCGCAAAGCCGGAGAAGCTCTATCGGGCCTTCGTCGAACCGGATGCGGTGGCGAACTGGCTTCCGCCCTATGGCTTCCTCTGCACCGTGCATGAGCTGGATGCGAAAGAGGGCGGCAAGCACCGCATGTCCTTCCGCAACTTCACCACCGGCGAGAGCCATTCCTTCGGCGGCACGTATCTCGAACTCGTTCCGGGGGAACGGCTCGTCTACACGGACCGTTTCGACGATCCCAACCTGCCCGGCGAGATGAAAGTCACGGTGACGCTGAAAGCCGTTTCGGTCGGCACGGAACTGCGTATCGAGCAGCAGGGCATTCCCGACATCATCCCGGCGGAAGCCTGCTATCTCGGCTGGCAGGAATCACTCCGGAAGCTTGCTAAACTCGTGGAACCGGAGATCAACCAGTAA
- a CDS encoding glutathione S-transferase N-terminal domain-containing protein codes for MLKVWGRPDSSNVAKVMWAVGELGLPCERIDLGGKFGGNDDPVYRSKNPHGRIPTLEDGDAVLWESNAIVRYLAGRYGSGLLPADLAERAASDRWMDWCSITLVPRLKNLRDVHRAGGDTTALLEDVFAMVSTLEAALAETDFIAGNELTVGDIALGAQVHRWVELDIAKPAFPKVVAYRDRLLQRPAFVEHVAKPVKL; via the coding sequence ATGCTGAAGGTTTGGGGAAGGCCCGATTCGTCGAACGTGGCAAAGGTGATGTGGGCCGTCGGAGAACTCGGCCTCCCATGCGAGAGGATAGACCTGGGCGGCAAGTTCGGCGGCAACGACGACCCGGTCTACCGCAGCAAGAATCCCCATGGACGTATCCCGACCCTTGAGGATGGCGATGCGGTTCTATGGGAATCGAATGCGATCGTGCGTTATCTCGCGGGGCGCTACGGGAGCGGCCTGCTGCCTGCGGATCTCGCAGAAAGGGCCGCATCCGACAGGTGGATGGATTGGTGCTCCATCACACTTGTTCCGCGCCTTAAGAACCTCCGCGATGTACATCGCGCCGGCGGCGACACGACAGCGCTGCTGGAGGATGTCTTCGCGATGGTCTCGACTTTGGAGGCCGCGCTCGCCGAAACGGATTTCATCGCCGGAAACGAATTGACCGTCGGCGACATAGCGCTTGGTGCTCAGGTGCACCGCTGGGTCGAACTGGATATCGCCAAACCTGCCTTCCCGAAGGTCGTCGCCTACCGCGACAGGCTGCTCCAGAGGCCGGCGTTCGTGGAGCATGTGGCAAAGCCAGTCAAGCTCTGA